In Oscillatoria acuminata PCC 6304, a single window of DNA contains:
- a CDS encoding HEAT repeat domain-containing protein, with protein MYDRDLSALNLDDELDSPLDHLDEAPAPKPDPEKMLLLLASSVPEQRMIATRAFCEIQDERAIPHLIQLLKDPCPLVRVSAAYALGRNTSPDAVEPLIDRLNLDWNGYVRKGVVWALGNCADRRALEPLLEALKTDISAVRLWAASSLGQLATVGYELVISAIPPLIYSLRTDPIAAVRSNCAWAIGQLCRELPSNVVYAGAIDSLIEVLEEDEDMGVREDAKASLLRVGDPRGLQIIEELELDGLL; from the coding sequence ATGTACGACCGTGACCTAAGCGCACTAAATCTCGATGATGAGCTAGATAGCCCTCTGGATCATTTGGATGAGGCACCTGCCCCCAAGCCGGATCCTGAGAAAATGTTGCTATTGTTAGCGTCATCTGTTCCCGAACAGCGAATGATCGCGACGCGGGCATTCTGTGAAATCCAGGATGAACGCGCCATCCCCCACCTGATCCAACTGTTAAAGGACCCTTGCCCCCTCGTGCGGGTGAGTGCCGCCTACGCCCTTGGACGCAATACCAGTCCCGATGCCGTCGAACCTTTAATCGACCGGCTCAATTTGGATTGGAACGGCTACGTTAGAAAGGGTGTCGTTTGGGCATTAGGAAATTGTGCCGATCGCCGCGCCCTCGAACCCCTCCTCGAAGCCCTGAAAACCGACATTTCCGCCGTCCGCCTCTGGGCTGCCAGTTCCCTGGGTCAACTGGCGACTGTCGGCTACGAGCTCGTTATTTCCGCCATTCCCCCCCTCATTTACAGCCTGCGAACCGACCCCATTGCCGCAGTCCGAAGTAACTGCGCCTGGGCGATCGGGCAACTCTGCCGCGAACTCCCCTCGAATGTGGTGTATGCCGGGGCGATCGACTCCCTGATCGAAGTCCTAGAGGAAGACGAAGATATGGGGGTTCGCGAAGATGCCAAAGCCTCCTTATTACGAGTCGGAGACCCACGCGGATTACAAATCATCGAGGAATTAGAACTCGATGGTTTATTGTAA
- a CDS encoding PPC domain-containing protein, which yields MLESSELFDPKSDLCQTSNPFTGIASSPFSEEFAGAIAAGVHLHQPSALQNSECILPELSHQDLAILEDFTGYFPGFSRQPQQPTDPLATLWVQMIQGRMTQPASLAEGDSLTDYHQVLSVSRDRLTGNHEDPSHSPSTPNLIGFPEPPAETPEPTPGNTIATAIPITIAGLETSDRALAFQPPQRVVGQVSASNPEDFYRFTLDRPGIFTAELTNLTGDADLRLVREFNGNGIIDPVADRNGNGMIDNEEVEILAWQPNRGPTDESIRQFLDPGTYTLQAIAFNHNPANYTLNTQFTPSPTDPQAFSLELNFGTGTDILSASHRQTIRKAADRIEQMITQSPFNTPHAITVNIEALDLGPGFVAAAGPTQVRRLNTLPMPVTGEVIFNPNPESDLLDHPRYLYDTMIHELAHVVGFGTFWEDHQMIADYTQGLYAANTFAGQVYGEILGTFIPTPVELTVNVGEGSDLGHWRKNPTFDNEIGVEAGHPDEQQVTSALTIASLRDLGWTVNYGAAEEYILPQFRSEFA from the coding sequence ATGTTAGAAAGTAGTGAGTTATTTGACCCGAAGTCTGATCTGTGCCAAACGAGCAACCCCTTTACCGGGATTGCTTCAAGTCCGTTCAGTGAAGAGTTCGCAGGGGCGATCGCAGCGGGAGTCCATCTCCACCAACCCAGTGCTTTGCAAAACTCCGAGTGTATTCTCCCCGAATTATCTCATCAGGATTTAGCTATTCTTGAAGACTTCACCGGGTATTTCCCCGGGTTCTCCCGTCAACCTCAACAGCCGACAGACCCCTTAGCCACCCTGTGGGTACAAATGATTCAGGGGAGGATGACCCAACCCGCTAGTCTAGCAGAGGGTGACTCCCTCACCGATTATCATCAGGTTCTTTCCGTCAGTCGCGATCGTCTCACAGGTAACCATGAGGACCCCTCTCACTCTCCCTCGACCCCTAATCTCATCGGTTTCCCTGAACCTCCCGCAGAAACACCCGAACCCACTCCCGGAAATACTATCGCTACCGCCATTCCCATCACGATCGCCGGATTAGAAACGAGCGATCGCGCCTTGGCATTTCAACCGCCTCAGAGGGTTGTCGGACAAGTGAGTGCCAGCAATCCCGAAGATTTCTATCGCTTCACCCTCGATCGCCCCGGAATTTTCACCGCTGAACTCACTAACTTAACGGGAGATGCCGACTTACGCCTAGTTCGAGAGTTCAACGGCAATGGCATCATTGATCCAGTCGCCGATCGCAATGGTAACGGCATGATTGATAATGAAGAAGTCGAAATCCTGGCATGGCAACCCAATCGCGGTCCTACTGATGAATCCATCCGCCAATTTTTAGACCCGGGCACTTATACCCTACAAGCGATCGCCTTCAATCACAACCCCGCCAATTACACCCTCAATACTCAATTTACCCCTAGTCCCACGGACCCTCAAGCCTTTTCCCTGGAACTCAATTTCGGAACCGGAACCGATATCTTAAGTGCTTCCCATCGGCAAACCATCCGCAAAGCTGCCGATCGCATTGAACAAATGATTACCCAGAGTCCCTTTAATACTCCCCATGCTATCACCGTCAATATTGAAGCCCTAGATTTAGGACCCGGATTCGTCGCTGCCGCAGGACCGACCCAAGTGCGACGGCTGAATACTCTCCCCATGCCAGTCACGGGTGAAGTCATCTTCAACCCCAACCCCGAGAGTGACCTCCTGGACCATCCCCGCTACCTCTATGATACCATGATTCACGAACTCGCTCACGTTGTGGGATTCGGAACCTTCTGGGAAGACCACCAGATGATCGCGGATTATACCCAGGGGTTATACGCTGCCAATACCTTTGCGGGACAAGTGTATGGAGAAATACTCGGCACATTCATTCCCACTCCTGTCGAACTCACGGTTAACGTGGGGGAAGGTTCTGACTTGGGTCACTGGCGCAAAAATCCCACCTTTGATAATGAAATTGGGGTAGAAGCTGGACATCCCGATGAGCAGCAAGTCACCAGTGCATTAACCATCGCTTCTTTACGAGATCTCGGTTGGACTGTTAACTACGGCGCTGCTGAAGAGTACATTTTACCACAATTTAGGAGCGAATTCGCTTAA
- a CDS encoding S8 family serine peptidase, giving the protein MLNITHLFDEIYYLNQNPDIKEAVATGVFASGFEHFMNFGKFEGRDPSVFFDSEYYLAQNPDIAQAVAAGTTSAIEHFINMGQAERRNPIFEFFSDFYLETYPDVATSVTANLITPYQHFIQAGLFEDREPGWGFNRSFYLENNPDVATAVNAGQMSSIQHYLTAGKAEGRIASLTTQNPPSPNLTPQSPPGALSSATNLGLLESRFVNGILSLLRPKQFYRFTLDSPSDVSLVLNGAMGDADLYLAEDVNQNNKIDYGEIIASSMNDATSSESINRSLPAGTYFVEVNRYEGSPIYSLNLQATPRTDVPPDYVGNTLAEAFYLGDLTNAGIISVDEILASAGIPVPEQVGDLDPVDIYRFSLATPNQLQVTLDGLSADADVKIGIDRNQDGIISFDEVIGREIRIGTEAENIYIPALVAGEYYILVEQYSGDTTYNVTVETKPVKFPLLEAVPLVAPLSPTPQTVVGNLTPTNLADTYRFSLTAPSDIQMNLQGVGTSADLYLIQDVNGNGIVDSGEILSMAPTLEDIFNSLGEMPLLPRDSEQITFRGLPAGDYFVSVNRFARDTTYDLSLTGTPSPSNFNTLFGYGLVDAADAVARAIGEPGLAPVGDLTSEAFSNNTRDLNLMNVPAVWNRGFTGEGVIVAVLDDGVDLQHPDLTHNIWVNPNEIANNGIDDDGNGFVDDVWGWDFVDGNNDPNPDLYNAHGTHVAGTVAAQRNGVDIVTGLFPAEMNGVAYNASIMPVRVLGDYQQTRAEADMAIASGIRYAVENGAQVLQMSLGSYLDDSMFPLTEAALAFAREQGVVAVISAGNERERFGATRPSNPAFLARQNLAIAVGAVNSDNQLATFSNPAGPNPLPLVVAPGVDVLSTDLYQDYNFRTGTSMAAPHVAGVVALMLEANPTLTPAQVEQILIETAQPEGITLALA; this is encoded by the coding sequence ATGTTAAATATCACTCACTTGTTTGATGAAATCTACTATCTCAATCAAAACCCAGACATCAAAGAAGCTGTAGCCACAGGAGTTTTCGCGAGTGGCTTCGAGCATTTTATGAATTTTGGAAAATTTGAAGGGCGAGATCCCAGTGTGTTTTTTGATAGCGAGTATTATTTAGCCCAAAACCCGGATATCGCGCAAGCCGTCGCTGCTGGAACAACCTCTGCGATCGAACATTTCATCAACATGGGACAAGCCGAACGTCGCAATCCCATCTTTGAATTTTTTAGCGATTTTTACCTGGAAACCTATCCTGATGTAGCCACATCAGTCACCGCCAACTTAATCACTCCTTATCAACATTTTATCCAAGCGGGTTTATTCGAGGACCGCGAACCGGGGTGGGGGTTTAACCGATCCTTCTATTTGGAAAACAACCCTGATGTAGCGACAGCCGTCAATGCCGGTCAGATGAGTTCGATTCAGCATTATCTCACCGCCGGTAAAGCAGAAGGACGAATCGCCAGCCTCACTACCCAGAATCCGCCCTCTCCGAACCTCACCCCCCAGAGTCCCCCCGGAGCACTCAGTTCAGCCACCAATCTGGGACTGTTAGAAAGCCGTTTTGTCAATGGAATACTGAGTTTGTTGCGCCCCAAACAATTCTACCGTTTCACTTTAGATAGTCCTAGCGACGTGAGCTTAGTCCTCAATGGCGCTATGGGTGATGCGGATCTGTATCTAGCGGAGGACGTCAATCAAAATAACAAAATCGATTACGGAGAAATCATCGCCTCCTCCATGAACGATGCAACTTCCTCCGAAAGTATCAATCGCAGTTTGCCAGCAGGCACTTACTTTGTGGAAGTGAATCGGTATGAGGGTTCCCCCATCTACTCTCTTAACCTCCAGGCAACCCCTCGGACCGATGTGCCACCGGATTATGTCGGCAACACCCTAGCAGAAGCATTTTACCTCGGAGACCTCACAAATGCGGGGATCATCTCCGTGGATGAGATCTTAGCCAGCGCTGGAATTCCGGTGCCTGAACAAGTAGGAGACTTGGATCCGGTTGATATTTATCGGTTTTCCTTAGCAACTCCGAACCAATTGCAGGTGACCCTAGATGGACTCAGTGCCGATGCAGATGTCAAGATTGGCATCGATCGCAACCAAGATGGAATCATCTCCTTCGATGAAGTAATTGGCCGTGAAATCCGCATCGGCACTGAAGCGGAAAACATCTACATTCCGGCCCTCGTTGCTGGAGAGTATTATATCCTGGTGGAACAATATAGCGGCGACACAACCTATAACGTAACCGTGGAAACAAAACCTGTAAAGTTTCCCTTGTTAGAAGCCGTTCCCTTAGTCGCGCCCTTATCTCCCACCCCCCAAACCGTTGTCGGCAATCTAACGCCTACAAATCTGGCCGATACCTACCGCTTTAGTCTCACTGCCCCCAGCGACATTCAGATGAATTTGCAAGGAGTCGGGACCAGTGCAGATTTATATTTGATTCAGGATGTCAACGGCAATGGCATCGTAGACAGTGGGGAAATTCTCAGCATGGCCCCCACCCTGGAAGACATCTTTAACTCCCTGGGTGAAATGCCACTCCTTCCCAGGGATTCAGAACAAATCACATTTCGGGGATTGCCTGCCGGGGACTATTTTGTGAGTGTCAATCGATTTGCCAGGGATACGACCTATGATCTCAGCCTTACAGGAACTCCGTCCCCCTCAAACTTTAATACCCTATTTGGCTATGGGTTAGTGGATGCTGCCGATGCCGTTGCCCGTGCGATCGGGGAACCTGGTTTAGCCCCGGTTGGCGACCTCACTAGTGAGGCTTTTTCCAATAATACCCGTGACCTCAACTTAATGAATGTTCCAGCAGTTTGGAATCGAGGATTTACGGGAGAAGGCGTGATTGTCGCCGTCTTAGATGATGGGGTGGACTTGCAGCATCCGGACCTCACTCATAATATCTGGGTCAATCCCAATGAAATTGCCAATAATGGCATTGACGATGATGGGAATGGATTCGTCGATGATGTGTGGGGCTGGGATTTTGTGGATGGCAATAACGACCCCAATCCAGACTTGTATAATGCTCATGGAACCCATGTCGCCGGGACTGTGGCAGCGCAACGGAATGGGGTAGATATCGTTACTGGACTATTCCCCGCCGAAATGAATGGAGTGGCCTACAATGCCAGCATTATGCCCGTCCGAGTCCTGGGAGACTACCAGCAAACCCGCGCTGAAGCAGATATGGCGATTGCTTCAGGAATTCGGTATGCGGTGGAGAATGGCGCACAAGTCTTGCAAATGAGTTTAGGGAGCTATTTAGACGACTCGATGTTTCCGTTGACGGAGGCAGCCCTGGCATTTGCCCGAGAACAGGGCGTTGTGGCGGTGATTTCCGCCGGAAATGAGAGAGAGCGTTTTGGTGCGACTCGACCGAGTAATCCAGCATTTTTAGCCCGCCAAAACCTGGCGATCGCCGTGGGTGCAGTTAATAGCGACAATCAATTAGCCACCTTTTCCAATCCAGCCGGACCCAATCCTCTCCCCTTGGTAGTCGCCCCCGGGGTTGATGTGTTATCCACGGACCTGTATCAGGACTACAACTTCAGAACCGGGACCTCAATGGCCGCCCCCCATGTCGCTGGGGTCGTAGCCCTGATGCTGGAAGCCAATCCCACCTTGACTCCCGCTCAAGTGGAGCAAATCCTGATTGAAACCGCACAACCCGAGGGCATTACGTTGGCACTGGCCTAA
- a CDS encoding CHASE2 domain-containing protein translates to MIPFVVSKLNPIAQKVREILSPFPGTVAIASLTITALLLGVRQVGGLQPLELILFDAMTRARLDPGPDPRLLIVEITEQDIANQGTWPFSDRLFAQVLEELQRHQPIAIGLDIVRDIPNEPGHQELLAQFQQPNVIAITTLGNEEKQRVAAPAGISPEQIGFNDIAIDPDGRVRRNLMFASQGGKTLPSLSVNLALFYLKNQGIKPILTEAQEYQLGNAIFPKLKSNSGGYQTINARGYQTLLNYRRESVARKISFGEAIAQEFDPEWVRDKIVLIGATAPTLKDLFYTPYSRGIGQLKMPGVVIHGQKSSQILSAVLDDKPLFWFMPEWGEILWIVFWGISGSLVVEKFRNSLMITGSIFIALGLIFGIGYSLFLTGGWIPLAAPATAFICTSVFGVMYQRQIAGKQQKMVMNLLGQQTSPEIATALWSERDRLLKSGMLPWQTLTATILFTDLKNFSTLSETKTPEELMTWLNPYLSAMTDEVLNHHGIVNKFTGDGIMAAFGVPIPSTTPEQIAKDAENAVSAAIAMSRKLQELNQTWQQEGLPKVQMRIGIFTGPITVGSLGGKHRLEYGIIGDSVNTASRLESCEKHRHPDDCRILIARETLVHILDKFKVESWGALPLKGKSKTIEVYRVLDSLPK, encoded by the coding sequence ATGATTCCTTTTGTTGTATCTAAACTCAACCCCATCGCTCAAAAAGTCCGAGAAATTCTCTCGCCATTCCCCGGAACCGTTGCAATTGCTAGTCTCACTATCACGGCCTTATTACTGGGTGTGAGACAAGTGGGCGGATTGCAACCCTTAGAACTCATCCTGTTTGACGCCATGACCCGGGCCCGTCTCGACCCGGGACCGGACCCCCGCTTATTGATCGTTGAAATCACAGAACAAGATATCGCCAACCAGGGAACATGGCCTTTTAGCGATCGCCTGTTTGCCCAAGTCTTAGAAGAATTACAACGCCATCAACCCATTGCGATCGGCTTAGATATTGTCCGAGATATCCCCAACGAACCGGGACATCAGGAACTACTTGCTCAATTCCAACAACCGAATGTAATTGCCATTACCACCCTGGGGAATGAAGAGAAACAAAGAGTTGCTGCACCGGCGGGGATTTCCCCAGAACAAATCGGCTTCAATGACATTGCGATCGACCCCGATGGCAGAGTGCGTCGCAATTTAATGTTTGCCTCTCAAGGTGGCAAAACTCTCCCTTCCTTGTCCGTAAACTTAGCCTTATTTTATCTCAAAAATCAAGGCATCAAACCCATCCTAACTGAAGCCCAAGAATATCAATTAGGAAATGCCATTTTCCCTAAATTAAAATCTAATTCCGGTGGGTATCAGACTATTAATGCCAGAGGCTATCAAACCCTCCTGAATTATCGCCGTGAATCCGTGGCGCGAAAGATTAGTTTTGGAGAGGCGATCGCCCAAGAGTTTGACCCGGAATGGGTGCGGGATAAAATTGTTTTAATTGGGGCGACAGCACCGACCCTCAAAGACTTATTTTATACCCCTTATAGTCGGGGAATTGGTCAATTAAAAATGCCCGGAGTGGTGATTCATGGACAAAAGAGCAGCCAGATTTTATCAGCGGTATTAGACGATAAACCCTTGTTTTGGTTTATGCCAGAATGGGGAGAAATTCTCTGGATTGTCTTCTGGGGGATTAGTGGTAGCCTAGTTGTCGAGAAATTCCGCAATTCCCTGATGATTACGGGAAGCATATTTATTGCATTAGGGCTAATCTTTGGCATCGGCTACAGCCTGTTTTTAACTGGCGGATGGATACCCCTAGCCGCCCCAGCTACCGCCTTTATTTGCACCAGTGTATTCGGCGTCATGTACCAGCGACAAATTGCCGGAAAACAGCAAAAAATGGTGATGAACCTGCTGGGACAACAGACCTCCCCCGAGATAGCCACAGCCCTTTGGAGTGAACGAGATCGCCTCCTCAAATCAGGAATGCTCCCCTGGCAAACCCTCACCGCCACCATCCTATTTACCGACCTCAAAAACTTCAGTACCCTGTCTGAAACCAAAACTCCAGAAGAATTAATGACTTGGTTAAATCCCTATCTCAGCGCCATGACTGATGAAGTTTTAAACCATCACGGCATCGTTAATAAATTCACCGGCGATGGGATTATGGCAGCCTTCGGCGTCCCCATTCCCAGCACCACCCCCGAACAAATTGCTAAAGATGCGGAAAATGCTGTCAGTGCCGCCATAGCCATGAGTAGAAAACTCCAAGAATTAAATCAAACCTGGCAACAAGAAGGATTACCCAAAGTACAGATGCGAATTGGAATTTTCACCGGACCCATTACCGTTGGCAGCTTAGGGGGAAAACATCGCTTAGAATATGGCATCATTGGGGATAGTGTCAATACCGCCTCCCGCCTAGAAAGTTGTGAAAAACACCGCCACCCTGACGATTGTCGCATCCTAATCGCGCGAGAAACTTTAGTCCATATTTTAGATAAATTTAAAGTAGAATCCTGGGGAGCTTTACCCCTAAAAGGGAAATCCAAAACCATAGAAGTTTACCGCGTGCTGGATTCCTTACCCAAATAA
- a CDS encoding S8 family serine peptidase: MLDPTSLFNESYYLSHNPDVMATVSAGILTSGLEHFMEAGQFENRQPSAWFEPDFYLALYPDVKMAVSTGETTALQHFIAAGQFENRDPITEFFTDIYLDRNPDIATAVTADLLTAYEHFVKSGQQEGRSPGPDFDATFYLNHHPDVAAFVKTGQLSAVEHYLLFGASEGRAATENTSPLALNETLELGVLSTRNLTGATSPDTSPQRYRFRVDSPSQVSLLLSRLSDDIQVTLYQDHNDNRVFDFTEAIAVDTEPGTQAKLLNRVLNPGDYSLAIAAQNGETSYHLSLSTVPLSQSYPNLTENQELYPQNLGSLSSEILLRDFLEPNQSADIYQFTLETTTPVQIELKGLTADVDLFLVQESPETAEILAESTTPGNQPETITHSALEAGTYSIWVKPVEGETPYDLSLFPDISPESDTRTLDLPPPMFDPNFGFGLVDAGAAVARVLGESTPFPQVPNPIVNNYALDMINVPAVWDRGYSGEGVVVAVLDTGIDLTHRDLQGNLWVNVGEIPGNGLDNDGNGFIDDFHGYDFVDGNGNPSFSYSTERHATHLAGIIGAQRNGIDGTFNGGIPFDVTGVAYNATLMPVRVLDDRQSFDQFEIAVANGIRYAVNNGAQVLNLSLGNLPGEPPTERIAEALRFARDRGVVAVFASGNEGAARATQPADPAIRAAEGLGIAVGAVDRDRRVAPFSNPAGSALGSYPFLVAPGVGIRSTTPNQNYFTLDGTSMSAPYLSGVVALMLQANPYLTPAEVERILIETANPSSVSV, from the coding sequence GTGTTAGACCCCACCAGCTTATTTAACGAAAGCTATTACCTCAGCCATAATCCCGACGTGATGGCTACAGTAAGTGCGGGTATTTTAACCAGTGGTTTAGAACATTTTATGGAGGCGGGTCAATTTGAAAATCGCCAACCCAGCGCTTGGTTTGAACCCGATTTTTATTTAGCCTTATATCCCGATGTCAAAATGGCAGTCAGTACGGGAGAAACGACAGCCCTGCAACACTTCATTGCAGCAGGTCAATTTGAAAATCGCGATCCTATTACAGAATTTTTTACCGATATTTATCTCGATCGCAACCCGGATATTGCTACAGCAGTCACAGCGGATTTACTGACCGCTTACGAACATTTTGTCAAGTCGGGACAACAGGAAGGACGGTCTCCGGGACCCGATTTTGATGCTACATTTTATTTAAACCATCATCCTGATGTTGCTGCATTTGTGAAAACAGGACAACTTAGTGCAGTCGAACATTATCTACTATTCGGGGCATCTGAGGGACGTGCAGCAACGGAAAATACCTCACCCCTCGCCCTCAATGAAACCCTAGAATTGGGGGTGCTATCTACCCGAAATCTAACCGGGGCGACTTCTCCAGACACCTCACCGCAACGCTATCGGTTTCGGGTAGATAGCCCCAGTCAAGTGAGTTTACTCCTGAGTAGACTAAGTGATGATATCCAGGTCACCCTGTATCAGGACCACAACGACAACCGAGTTTTTGACTTCACCGAGGCGATCGCTGTGGATACGGAACCGGGAACCCAAGCTAAACTCCTGAATCGCGTCTTAAATCCGGGGGATTACTCCCTGGCGATCGCCGCCCAAAACGGGGAAACCTCCTATCATCTGAGTCTCTCCACTGTCCCCCTTTCCCAGTCCTACCCCAACCTGACAGAAAACCAAGAATTATACCCCCAGAACCTCGGTTCACTCTCCTCAGAAATCCTCCTGAGGGACTTCTTAGAACCCAACCAGTCCGCAGACATCTACCAATTTACCCTAGAGACAACCACCCCAGTTCAGATCGAATTGAAGGGATTAACGGCTGATGTAGACTTATTTTTAGTTCAGGAATCCCCGGAAACCGCCGAAATTCTTGCCGAGTCCACCACCCCAGGCAATCAACCCGAAACGATTACCCACAGTGCCTTAGAAGCCGGAACCTATTCCATTTGGGTGAAACCTGTAGAAGGAGAAACCCCGTATGACTTGAGTCTTTTCCCCGATATCTCCCCCGAGTCAGATACCCGGACTTTAGACTTGCCACCCCCAATGTTTGACCCTAACTTTGGGTTTGGGTTAGTGGATGCTGGCGCTGCCGTAGCGCGGGTCCTGGGAGAATCGACCCCGTTTCCTCAAGTTCCCAATCCCATCGTCAATAATTATGCCTTAGATATGATTAATGTACCCGCCGTTTGGGACCGGGGATATAGTGGCGAGGGCGTAGTTGTCGCGGTTTTGGATACGGGAATCGATCTCACTCATCGGGACCTCCAGGGGAATCTCTGGGTAAATGTCGGTGAAATTCCCGGCAATGGGTTAGATAATGATGGCAATGGGTTTATCGATGACTTTCATGGCTATGATTTTGTAGATGGGAATGGGAATCCCTCCTTTTCTTACTCGACGGAACGTCATGCGACGCACCTAGCTGGGATTATTGGTGCACAGAGAAATGGAATTGATGGGACTTTCAATGGGGGAATCCCCTTTGATGTGACCGGAGTAGCATATAATGCGACCCTAATGCCCGTGCGTGTTCTGGACGATCGCCAATCTTTCGACCAATTTGAAATTGCCGTCGCCAACGGAATTCGCTATGCCGTCAATAATGGTGCACAGGTGTTAAATTTGAGCTTAGGGAATTTGCCCGGAGAACCGCCTACAGAACGGATTGCTGAGGCTTTGCGCTTTGCACGCGATCGCGGAGTTGTCGCAGTTTTTGCCTCGGGAAATGAAGGCGCAGCCCGGGCGACTCAACCGGCAGATCCGGCCATTCGCGCCGCCGAAGGACTGGGAATTGCCGTGGGTGCAGTCGATCGCGATCGGCGAGTCGCCCCCTTCTCCAATCCCGCCGGGTCCGCCTTGGGTTCTTATCCTTTCCTGGTGGCCCCGGGCGTCGGCATCCGTTCCACCACCCCCAATCAAAATTATTTTACCTTAGATGGCACTTCCATGTCTGCTCCCTATCTTTCTGGAGTGGTTGCCTTGATGTTGCAAGCTAATCCCTATTTAACCCCGGCAGAAGTGGAACGCATCCTCATCGAAACCGCCAACCCTTCTAGCGTCTCGGTCTAA
- a CDS encoding DUF6658 family protein translates to MKQMINWLKNISLRQILTGIMAGLLLFVGTACSSTPSVMAKTSDQVREEMPSKYVNSTYEGGMNEYPDTDPRQQATNRAEAKAKALKDSAERRIKDDSRTYPNKDLGGILEEVPGQAAKIGDRAENAANELGKHAKAGADLARETGETAFDNTRNTVNKGTQKAAREADKLGDKAQNTAENASDAVKSKVKHDLDRSGKALERTADSID, encoded by the coding sequence ATGAAACAGATGATTAATTGGCTCAAAAATATTAGCCTTCGACAAATTTTAACCGGAATAATGGCCGGACTGCTACTCTTCGTCGGGACTGCTTGTAGTAGTACCCCGTCTGTCATGGCCAAAACTTCGGACCAGGTGAGAGAAGAAATGCCCTCCAAGTACGTCAACTCCACCTATGAAGGAGGAATGAACGAGTATCCAGATACGGACCCCCGACAACAGGCGACGAACCGTGCTGAAGCCAAAGCCAAAGCACTCAAAGATAGCGCCGAACGCCGGATCAAAGACGATTCCCGAACCTATCCGAATAAAGACCTTGGCGGCATCCTGGAAGAAGTCCCCGGACAAGCCGCTAAAATTGGCGATCGCGCTGAAAATGCTGCCAACGAACTGGGCAAACACGCTAAAGCCGGGGCAGATTTAGCCCGAGAAACTGGGGAAACAGCTTTTGACAATACCCGAAACACGGTTAACAAAGGGACTCAAAAAGCAGCCCGAGAAGCGGATAAACTCGGCGATAAAGCTCAAAACACCGCAGAAAATGCCTCCGACGCCGTTAAATCTAAAGTCAAGCATGACCTGGATCGTTCCGGTAAAGCCCTAGAACGAACCGCCGATTCCATTGACTAG